Below is a window of Populus alba chromosome 2, ASM523922v2, whole genome shotgun sequence DNA.
atttaaaagaaaaataaaataatattattttaataaaaaaattgactcgaATACTCACTCATCCTTATTGACAGATATAGCTATGATTCTCTGGTTATACGTgtttaacatgatatttttttaaaaataaattttatttttaaatattttttgattttttttaaatcaacattttataaaatatatatataaaaatattaatttaatattatttcaaggaaacacataaaaaattaactcaagtaCATTTACTAGAAGGTGTTGGAGAatatggtaataattatttttcaaagtgtttttttctcataattatattaaaataatattaaaaaatatatcttaacaCATCAAACTAAcataaaaatacctaaaataattaatttaaaatagaaaaaaaaaacatttttttttaaaaaaaaaagcaaaaacaaactatTTGTTAATACTCTGATGGTGCTTGCTAATTACCCACCACGAGAGAAAGATCAAACATTAGCATTAATAATGAGGAATTGGCGTTGAGAAAAACCATAACGAGAGTTAAAATCACCAGTGCTATGGAAGCGGTAAGAATTCTCTTCCCTGGTCATGTGATTCATGTCTGCTGCAATTCCAAGACATGTTCACTGTTGGACGTTGACCATTTCATAAGTGATTAACCCATTAATTGATTCATCTTTACTTTTCCAAACCCTACAACTTTGTCTACAGAGGCTTAACGTCATCGGTTATCGCACAGAAACAAAGCGCAGCGTCCATACACAAAAATGGCTACGCGTGTGGGgttaaaagagttaaaaaagCTCCCAGATTAGGGTACCTAATATGCCTGTAGCTGAAGCCGTACGTGATAGACTAGacgagaggagaggagaggagaggagagagagagagagagagagagaggctttTCTTGCTTAATTGCTTGCAGAGTGGTGAACCCCAAGAAAGGAAGAGACCAACTCAGCTTTATCGATAAATCTTGCATTGGAATATACACTCTCTGATGATCTGCGACAAAGTAGCCAGGCAAAGCGAAAACCCTGAAAGAAGTTaaagatatataataatataaaaagaaaaaacccagaaGAAAAAGCAACCTCACCTTGTTGCCccatcattctctctctctctctctctctctctctgaagtCTGACCTTACCTCTTTGTTTTCCTGTCTTCTACTGTGAAACTTCGTTATCTGAGTTGTTTTATCTTCCCTTTTTACCTCCCAGTTCAAGTTTTCTATATGCCTTTTACTTTTTCCACAAGCTCTAGGCTTCGTTTGTTTATGAGTTTATGGGGTCCGTGTGTTGTTTCAATGATAAACTTAAATATGTTTAGTTACTTaacatatattatattcttACACGATTCCATTGGAAACTCTCCTTtagctaataaaaaaacatcgttTATAgcttttattaaacttaatctCTCAAACTGCACAGCAAAAACTAGGACGATGCCAAACAAGCCGCTCAGCCTCTTTTCCCcctttaaattgatgttttgcaCCCACGCTTGCACTCACAAGACTTGCAGTCACACCCCAGaacaaaacaaactagaaaGAGTACGATCCAAACGTCTCCAACATTCCAACGCTTCTCTGCTCCAACACCATTAATGGAAGTAAGTCCTGTTTGTTCTACTTTGCTCTTTGTTTGACACATTTGTTACAGAATATATAAACTCTCCATTCTTTCTGTCTCTTTGCTCTTCATATAAAGTTCTCTTCTCTTGCTTATTGCATTACGCACTGActtcttcttggtttttttggcGGGCtaggattattattattcaaggaGCCATGTACCAGCATTTGGAAGCTGGGACTGGAACAATGACATGCCTTTCACTCAGTGCTTTGAATCAGCCAGGCAAGCAGGTCTGCTCCGTTACAGTTACTCAGAAGATCGTGATCTCTATGTTGCTGGTGATCTCTATGAGAATGATGTCGTCACTCCTACCATGATCGTCGTTCCTCGCCGTAGggtatgtatatatatggaGCATATCATTGTATTTCTTCCATCTTTTGGCCCTCGACAGTTTTTCTAGCCTTGtttcagaaggaaaaaaaaacaattattcttaaaattttattattagatgaTTATTTAACATGATCAAACAATCGTAAAAAGGGAGCATATAATTTCCCCATGCCTAGTTTCcgggtgttttttttgttttctgcttTCTTCATGCTCATGAATGAAGGGATCATGAAAGGTGGTGGTGGGGCTAGAGTGACAAGTAAAAGTTCAAAGAAGAACAGGGGAGAAAAGAAGATTCATTAAAAGAAGTTTAAGTAAAGGGGGCATGAACTAGGGGACATAGCCATATGATGTGTAGAGGATGCACTAAGCTTTGATCGATTgcttttcatttataattttttttttaaatcatggcGTGCGGGtcatgtttccaagaaaaagaaaacaaaagaaaaattaaaaaaaaaaaatcctccaaTGTCTTATGACAACGAGGGCTAGTCTAGGGCCTAGGGCATTGATGGATGCCATGGCTAAGCTAACCAGCaacacatataaaattaattatagctCCATTGATAGCTTCATTTGGGAAATGCTGGTTACAATTGATGAACATTTCAGGAAAAAATGCGTCGCCCTCGGgccaaagaagagaaaagggagCAAAGTTGGGCGGTGACAAGTGatgtaaaggaatcgccaagTCCTCCTCCGATGTCGGCCAGGCCAACACCTAAACCAGTTGACGAGGACTTGTATAAAATCTCACCGGAGC
It encodes the following:
- the LOC118049967 gene encoding uncharacterized protein, whose product is MEDYYYSRSHVPAFGSWDWNNDMPFTQCFESARQAGLLRYSYSEDRDLYVAGDLYENDVVTPTMIVVPRRREKMRRPRAKEEKREQSWAVTSDVKESPSPPPMSARPTPKPVDEDLYKISPELLYAKTKKRGGLCFFSSCLMPTCAL